The genomic stretch TGCTGCGGCCCTCCAGCAGTCCCCGGTACAGCTTCATGGCCTCGTCGGGGTACTTGGCGACGTCGCGCTTGTTGCCGACCAGGAACAGCGGCTTGGGCAGGTCGCGCACCTGATGGGCGACCAGGGTGTCCTCGTCGGTGGGCGGGTGGCGCAGATCCACGACCCAGATGATCACGTCGACGTCGGCCAGGGCGGCGTGAACCTCGTGGTTCATGTACTTGCCCAGGGCGTCCTTGGGCTTGTGCACGCCGGGCGTGTCCACGAACACGATCTGGTGCGTGTCGGTCGTGTGGATGCCCCGCACGCCCCGCCGGGTGGTCTGGGGGCGGGGGCTGGTCGGGGCGACCTTGGTGTTCAGGAACGCGTTCAGCAGGGTGCTCTTGCCCACGTTGGGCTTGCCGACGATGGCCACGAAGCCGCTGTGGGTGTCCGTGGGGGCATCATTGGAGGTCATGTGAAGATCAGTCATCGACAGCATTGTTTCATGGCGCGGCGCAGGCCGCTGCCGGGCCGGGCACCATTGCAGGACGCGCCGGCCCGGTCGGCCGATCCATATGGCAACAGCAAAGATGAAGATTGAATGAATTCAATGGTGGGAAACGGAGCAGACACCCGGGCCGTACTGTGGGGCATGAGAGGCCCAGTCCAGACCGATGCCCGCGCCCAGGTGCAGGACATGTTCGCCCAGAGCGTCGCCGTCCTGTCGCAGCCCAGCCCGGCCACCTTCGAGCGCTACGAGCGGCGGGGCAACCTGAACGCCGCGCTGCTGTACGTCATGGTCGCGGCGGTGGTGTCGGCGGTGATCGCCGCCGTCTTCTCGCTGTTCCACTCGGACGTCACGTTCTTCGGTCAGCTGATCTCGCGGCTGGTCACCATCCCCGTGCAGTTCCTGATCTTCACCGGGGCCGTGTACCTGATCGGCCGGAACCTCTTCAAGGGCACCGGCACCTACGCCGAGGTCGCGTACTCCTTCGCGCTGTTCTTCGTGCCCCTGAGTATCGTGAGCACCGTCATCGGCATCATTCCCATCCTGGGCTGGCTGGTGT from Deinococcus sp. AB2017081 encodes the following:
- the era gene encoding GTPase Era, with amino-acid sequence MTDLHMTSNDAPTDTHSGFVAIVGKPNVGKSTLLNAFLNTKVAPTSPRPQTTRRGVRGIHTTDTHQIVFVDTPGVHKPKDALGKYMNHEVHAALADVDVIIWVVDLRHPPTDEDTLVAHQVRDLPKPLFLVGNKRDVAKYPDEAMKLYRGLLEGRSSETSELTLSAQNDPGPVMTLREQVMAALPENPFFYPRGGASDQTREMWAAEIVREEAMKKLRDELPYAVATRVNSWTEREDGLQRIEGEIVVEKNAHKGMVIGSGGKQLREIGQAARKQLEVFLNRKVYLGLEVIVINNWREDEEALRELGYE
- a CDS encoding YIP1 family protein; translated protein: MRGPVQTDARAQVQDMFAQSVAVLSQPSPATFERYERRGNLNAALLYVMVAAVVSAVIAAVFSLFHSDVTFFGQLISRLVTIPVQFLIFTGAVYLIGRNLFKGTGTYAEVAYSFALFFVPLSIVSTVIGIIPILGWLVSFLIGLVMIYFGFLAVQSSMNLRDQGQSIATLVLSWLASFLVSLVIGGFFASIFAVGRAITGN